AGTGGCGATTAAATGGCATGATTAGCGCTCACCTAAGGAGCGACGCATGCAATTTTTACAAAAGGAAAAACGCCATTATCTGACTGACGAGTTCATCGGCACGGAGCAGGGGTGTGGCATATTCATACCGGCCAACAAAGCGCTCTACAGTTTCGTGCAAGAAAATCCCAGCCACACCGATCACGCGCAGGTGGCTTCAAAGGCGCTGATCATTGGTCGCAGTCTGGCGGCATCGGTCGAGCGTCGTACCAAGGATGAGGAGGATGGCTATGAGGGCTCCACAGGAGGCTTCTATTCGCGGTTGGCTAAATCTATTTGCAGCTCAGATGTAGGTTTGGAAGCGTCCCTTCTTCCAGTCGGGGAAAGGCTTACCGGATCTGTCTGTACCGCCGTGGATAAGGTGCATTCCCGGCTCTGCGAGGCCATCAGTGCCGTCACTAACAAGGACGCGAGTAGCTTCGCTTCGAAGTACCTGCACTTCCACTATCCGACTTTGTTTCCAATGGTTGATTCGCGAGCCAGGGAAGCGCTGAAGTGGATTGCGGATGAGGAGGGGCTGGTTTTTGCTCCGACCACGGCGGGCATGTCAAAAAACTACGCGACCTACGTAGATTTCTACATACGCGTTCGTAGTCTGTTTGAAGAAGAACTTGGCCGGGAAATCAGCCTTAGGCAGATGGATAATATTTTGCTTAATCGCTACGACAATTGGGTTTAGGGGACCGTATGAAATGGACTGTGATCGTTGCGATCGCAATCGCGATTCTGAGCGGGTGCACGACGGCGCCCGCCTGGAAGATATCCAGTGACAGTGATGTAGTCCCCAAAAGAACCAGTTTGATCGTCACGACTGGAAATTACACAGCGGGTAACTCGCTTCTTAATACGTTGAACGTATTTCCAGTTGTACGTAAAGAGGGCGAGGAGATCTACGTCGGACTGATGTCCAATGGAGATGTTCGGATTCCGATCGTAACGGCTCAAATATGGATTGATCAGAACGAGGTATGGACAATCTCGTCTCAGGAGACCCCCATGATCTTGGCGAAGCCATCTGTGGAATATATGTTGGGGCTACGTCCGGAGCTCACAAGGCAAGCCCAGGCGCAGGGTTTGAATATTCATAAAATATTGGGCGGTTACGCAGTGACTGGAGGGGACAAAGCCAAGGCGATTCTTAAACAGATGCTCAGGGGCAGCGTTTTAAGATTCAGGACGATTGGTATCGATAAAAGCGTGTCTGCGACCCAGGAAGTCGTCTTGGACGAGACGTTTTCTCAATCGCTCGGATGGAGTGGGATTGATCAGAAGAGTTTATAAACCTCTGCATTGCGTCTGGCGTGGGTTGTATCTAGCGTCAGCACTAGCGGTCCCGATGGTGATTAACCGATTCCAATCGAATGCGTAGACCGAGAGGGGATGGATTCTAGTGCTGTGCTGACGCTTTCCTGAAAGGGAGGGCGGTTTTGCTTGGATCAGTTGAGACTGCCTGGGAAATAAATCCCCCCTTGTTTCAGTGCTTGATTCGTCCTGGGTGTTCACCACCGCTCCTTGAAGGGGCTGGATCGACCGTTATGAAACCACACATTGGCCCGCCGGGCAGGGGGTCATGGGGCTTCGACTCGTCTAGACCGGGGCTTTATGCCGGGCTAAGGGTTGCCACACAGGTTGTTGGCGACTACCCTGAAAATGTTTGGATTGTTACTAGAAGTTTCAATCGTGGCGATTTTCGATCAACCCACTTAAGGATGAGGTGAATACAATGTTTTCTCATGAAGGTACTGCAATAGAGGTGTTGCTCTTCATCTTTGGCTTTGCCGGCTTTGCCCTGGCACTGTGGTTTGTTCATGCCTATTTTGAGCGAAAGACTAAGAATGGTGTAAAAAAACAACATTCTGGTCGTTAAGGCAGTTGAGCTTCGGCTGGTGTTTCTTTGTAGACGTCTGCCGAACCTGCCTCCCTGATGGCCATTCTCAGGGTGATGGAGATGAGTTGACCCTCGACGGACTGCCAGAGCGGACAAGAGACACCGATGCCCTTGCTGTCAGGCATCGGTGCCGTTACTTCCAGCGTAAGTATCCTCAGAGAGACTGACGTTCGGGTCGTTGTTTCTGACGGGAGTACGGCGCACTGATGCAAGACAGGTAACTTATGTCGCCCGTTTCACAGGGCTTGGAGTAGAGTGCGGATCTCTGTTCTTCCGGCCCGTATTCGTGAGTGATCGCATGAAATTGTTCCTAGGCATATTGGCCGTTGTGCTGCTGGCAGGTTGTTCGACGCTCTCTGAAACCTTCGATGATCGTCCACGTTGTGGTCCCCATCCGTATTGCGGGTCCTCCACCGATATTGAAGTGATCAAGGCCGCAACGGATGAAAACGCCGGAGTGTTTCGTGCCTTGGTGCCATTGGCGTTGATTGACCTGCCGTTCAGCTTGGTCGCCGATACGCTATTGCTGCCGTATACCGTGTTTGCTGAAGAACCGACTCGGAACTGATCGGACCCGCCCGAAGACTTCGCAGGTCCGTAGGCTGGGTTATCCAAATTCCCACGACTCAGAAACAACAAGCCCGCACACTCATGATCAGGTGCGGGCTCTTGATGACCTAAGCCTGCAATCAGAGACGCATGCCTTTGAACGGGTTCCAGCCTTGCTCGCCTTTCACTTCCTTGAGGTAGTAGGCGTAGTTGGCCATGAGTGCGTACATCATCGACAAGGCGATGCTCAGGCCCGTGCTCAAAGGCCGGGGAAACTCCATGCCGATGATTGCGAAAATCACGCTCAATGCGATATTGATCGCCAGGAAAATACCCAGTAGGGCGAGGTTTTTCTTCCAGAGCCCCAAGACGAACAGGTAGATAGGGCCGAAGAAAAACGCAATCACGTTGGCGTTGATCAGGATTTTCTTCTTGACGCCAGGCAGTGTCTTGACGGCTTCCTTGTAGCGCGGGTCGTTTGGTGCACCGTAGGTGTCAAAGAAGTCGAAGCGTTCCTGCCATTTGGCGCTGTATTTACCCGTGCTTTGTACTTGTTCAGTTGTGCTCATTTTGCAAGGCTCCTGCTTTCCATTAGTAATTTTTCTTTCTTCCAAGAAATCCTGTGCTCTGTTTCTAGCGCATTGATTGCTTTGATCTTTGACGAAGGGCGCGAGTGAATCGCCCGAGGTGCTTATTTTGCCGTTTTATGGCCGTTGGTGTGGAACATTGCGCACTGGCCGCTTGAGCGGTCGCTTGGTCTGTGACGTGCTTCACTCTATTTTTCCAATGGGGTTCCTATTGCTCCAAGGCCGTCAGATAGTCAGTCGCCTTGCGGTACTTTTCAATGCGGTCCAGGTCTTTCTGGCTTGGTTCGTTTATGCGAGATAAGTCGCTGTTTTCCGCAAGATCCGCCAGCTTCACTCGACGCGCTATCGGGTCGCGCGCAGCACGCTCGATGAAGGCCTGGTAAGTCTCACCCTCGCGCTTGGTGAGGGAGTCGACGGCGCCCAGCACCGCCTCGCTGAACCCCTCATTGCGCAGGTCGGTGAGGGTGATCGCGGTATCTTCGACTACGTCATGTAACACCGCCACTATGCGCTCTTCGTCTTGGGTTAGGCGCAGCATGACCTTCAGCGGGTGCAAAACATAAGGGGAGCCGCCCTTATCCACTTGCCCTTCATGAGCCAGCGCGCAAATCGATATTGCTCTTTCAAGGGTACTCATGACATTCACCTGTAGCGTAGTGGCAATTTGATGCTGTTTCGGGTTGAATGACGCCGTTTTGAATCGCAAATGGGCCAAGGTACGCGTTTGGCGCGGGCTTTACGATTATTTGCCTCTGGCAGGTGAGTGGTTGACTTTTATTCAGGGAGTGAAGTGTTGTGTATAAAACCACGGTTGTTGTGTCGAGTCTGACGGAGTACATCGACGCAGTTAAGAAACTCAATAAAGAATCCGGTACGGTCCACGGCTCGGTTTATCGAGGCCAAGGCAACGCGAACTGGGGATTGATGACTTCTCTGGCCCGCAGCCCCAAAACCAGGTCAGGGGATTTGATCTCCAGGGCCACCAAGGCCTTCAGAAAATTCAACGCTGAACGTCACGCCTATCATCAACTGTCCTCCCACAATGATTGGGATGTGCTCGCGCTTGCGCAGCACTACGGTATGCCCACTCGCTTACTGGATTGGTCGTTGTCACCCTTGGTTGCGCTTTTCTTCGCACTGGACGGCGTGAGGTACAAACGGATTCCATTGATCGAAAGCGTTGGCTTGATGGCTGATTACAATGAAAACGATACGATTCCTGTCGATACGGATGACAGGGTTGGGGTCGTTGAAAATGACGTGGCGGTGTATGTGGTGACACCTCGCGGACAAGGAGGTGAGCATACTTGGGTGGAAACCAACGCCTTGCCGGAAGACGTTTTTTCGACCGTCCCCGAGGCTCGTGAAGACGGGTTCTGTTTTTACACACCGAACTATATGAATGACCGGCTCCGGTCTCAAAGCGGGTTGTTTAGCATCGGCTATGAGGTAGAAGACAGTTTTCCAGCGTCTGAGGCGCACAAAATCATCATAAAGAAACAGAGCGTGGCAACGCTGTTTTCCGAGCTGTTGCTGATGAATGTTGGTTCAAAGCTCGTTTATGGCGACCTGGAAGGGCTGTGCAAGGATTTGACGTTTTCCAGTTTTGGCGGTTTTGCCACGCGCAATCTCTAGGGCTCGGCGGGTTGAGTTGCCCATTGACCCGCCAAACAGTTTTCGACATGCAGATTCAGCCTCATACTCTCGGTTTTTGCACCGTAGATATTCAGAAGAGGCCCTGTTTTGTCGAATGTTGAATCCCACCTGCACGCGCTGACGTTGAATCACATCTACGACGGTTTCAAACAGCTGATCCCAATCTCTCTTTTCGTCGTCGTGTTCGGCGTCGCTTTTGGCCTCGCGGCTGCGCAAACGGGCTTGAGTGATACGTCTGCCGTGCTCATGAGCACGCTGGTTTTTGCCGGCGCGTCTCAATTTGCCGCACTGGATCTGTGGGGACAGCAAGTGCCGGTCGTTCCGCTGATGATTACCGTCTTCGCCATCAACGCCCGGCACTTGTTGATGGGTGCGACGCTTTACCCGTGGCTGCGGGAGCTGCCCGTTGCCAAACGCTACGGTGTCATGCTGGTTGTTTCGGATGCGAACTGGGCCATGGCGATGCAGGCGTTGAGTCGTGGCAAGCCCGGGCTCGGGCTTTTGTTCGGCGGTGGCATTGCACTCTGGGTCGCGTGGATCCTGGGCAGTTGGCTGGGGCTTCATTTTGGCAGCGCCATCGAGAACCCGGTCAGTTTCGGGCTCGATATGGTGATGGGCTGTTTCTTGTTGGCGATGGTCGTGGGCGGGAAGAAAAACCTGCGCATGTTCATCATCTGGACCGTGGCGGCCTGCGCATCGCTGTTGGCCTACTGGTACTTGCCGGCGAACAGTCATGTTGTGGTCGGCGCTTTGGCGGGGGGCATTCTGGGCGCGCTGTGGATGGAGAAAAAACAATGAGTATTGAAACGGCGGGTTATGGCACCTTGGTGGTCATATTGATCATGGCCGCGGTGACATTGGCGACTCGGTGGGGCGGTGTTTTCGTGATGTCGTTCGTGCCGATCAACTATCGGGTACAGCAGTTCATCACGGCCATGTCCGGTTCGGTGTTGGTGGCGGTGTTGGCTCCGCTGGCGGTTAAAGGTGACAACGGCGCACGCCTGGCTTTGCTGGCCACGGCAATCGTCATGCTGACACTGAAAAAACCGCTGCCGGCCATTGCGGCTGGCATACTTGCAGCGGCTTTAGCCAGGCAGTTCTGAAGGTTTCGTCGCCCGCGAGCAAGCGGACGACGGAACTCCATCAGCACCCGGGTCAAAAACTCAGCGCCGCCGCTTCCCCGAACGAGTGGTCCTGTACCCCCGCCATAAAGTGCAGTGACATCTCCTGTGGCGCCTCGATGGGTGGAATTTCAAAACTCCCCACCACTTGACCCTGAAGCGCGCTCAGCCGCATCGACTCTTCTTCCTTTAACTTTGCCATTCTCGCGTGATTCGCTGCGATTTCGTTGAGAGTTGACACGGTACATCTCCGTTTGCTGACCAAGCATTGATTAATTTGCCGCCGCGTCAGAATTACGTCGTTCTGGGCTGCTGAGACTGGCCAGTGCAAACCCTGAGCCAGGCATGATCGCCCGTTGGCCCCGACCTTTAACAGGTGACGAATGGTGGGGCAGACGTGCATCGACATCGGCAACGTTTCAACCATGCCTCAATAATAAGTCACTGATAATACAAACCGACTCTCCGGCAGGGTCAGTCGGTATCGGTGTGGTAGACGCTTGCCCCGTGTGTTGAATGCCTGTTCACCACGACCACTGCCGCTCCGATTAGACTGGCGGCAACCGCCAGCAGCAGGATCACCGCCTGCGTTCCAATAGGCGCGGCCAGCACCGCGACCAACAGGCCCGCGAACGGTTGCGACAAGTTGTTGAGCAGCGTAATGACGCCGACAGTCTTGCCGAAGTCCTGTGGGGGAATGACTTGTTGACGGGTGCTGCGCATGTACACGTTGAACATCTTGTCGAAACCGACGATCAGCAGAAAGCCGACGACATAGCCCCAAATGTTCGGGCTGAATGCGGTGCTGAAGGCGCCGACGGTAATCAGGGTATAGGAGAGGGCGCCCAGTAGCTTCAAGGGCAAGGTCACCCGCGCGAGGAGGAACAAGATGAGGATGGTGGTCACGGCGCCGACCGCCTGTAAGCCTGCGTAGTCATCTTTGCCGGCGCCGTAGTGGCCGATGACCATGGCGGCCGAGGTGGCGAGGGTGACGCCGATGATCAGGTTGACGCCCACCGCCAGGCTGATGATCTTTTTCAGTTCCGCCAGGCTGCGAATGTGGCCGAAGGCAATGCGCAGCGGGTTCAGCCAGAGGTCGTGATGTTGCTCGAAGGTTTCCAGGGTGACCGAACTGATGCGTTGCCAATACAGCATCGCCAGGTCCGCCAGCAGGAACAGCCCGGCAATCGCCAGCACCACCCAATGCCATGCCCATGCCTCAAGCAGCAGTGCAGCGACCAGCGGGCCCAGTACCAAGCCGGTCTGGTCGGCGATTTGCGAGTAGGACAGGGTCTTGGTGTAGGTGTAGTGCTTGAAGATGTACGGCATCAGCACTTCGCGGGCCATGATGCCCTGGGTGGTCAGCACGCCGCACAGGGCCGAGAGCACGACGAGCCAATAGATACCGCCGAAGATGCCATAAAGCACGACTGCCACCCCGCAGGCCACGGCGCGGTAGACCTGGCTGATGTGCAGGATGCGAATCGGCGAGAACTTGTCGCACAGCGCGCCACAGATCGGGAACGACAGGTAACGTGGCAAGGACTCGACGAAGAAGGCCAGGCCTGCCCAGGAGACGCTGTTGGTGGTCTGGAAAACAATCAACGGGACGATGAACAGCAAAATCTGATCGGCCAACCGGGAGAGGAACATCGAGACGAAAAAAGCCAGGTAATCCTTGCGCATGAAGCTCCTTGATTGCCGTGTTCAGGTGGTATCCGGTCCAGGCAAGCGACGCGCAGCGTGATATGGAACTAATATCACCGCTAGTCTCTATATCTTTACAGGGACCATCCCTTTTTTGAGAGAACTGCCATGTTCAAGTCGCGCTCGTTGATTGCTGCAGTGACCTGTTTCGCTCTGGCGGCTGGCCCAGGCATTGTTGTCGCGGACCCGGGTAACGGCAAGGGAAATGCTCAATTCGATCAAGGCCCTGGCCACGGGCAGGGAGGCAAAGGCGGACAGGGCAACAAGGGTGGTCAAGGAAATCCCGGTAACAAGGGCAACCAGGGCGGCAAAGGCTACCAAGGTGGCGGTGGCGATTGGCATAACGGCCCGAGCCTCGACCGCGGCGGCATCCTGGGTGTGATTGGCGGCTATCGCGATTATTGGAACCCCGGCCCGGCGTTGCCGCCAGGCATCCAGAAAAATCTTGCCCGGGGCAAGCCGTTGCCACCCGGTATTGCCAAGAAGCTCGACGGTCGGTTGTTGGGGCGATTGCCGCACTATGACGGTTATGAGTGGCAACAGGTCGGCACGGACTTGATCCTGGTGGCGATCGCCACTGGCATCATCTATGAAGTGCTCAATGGCGCGTTCGACTAAGTCGGAGCAATGCCAGTCAGTTGAGCAAAACGCCGTGGGAGCGAGCTGCTCGCGAAAGCGGTGTGGCATTCAACATGGATGTTGGCTGATCCGACGTCTTCGCGAGCAAGCTCGCTCCCACAGTTTTTTCCGAGTTGTTCTCGGGTACCGCATTCGCCAAAAATCCCCCTGTGGGAGCGAGCCTGCTCGCGATGAACGATGACTCGGTCTTGCAGTTGAACCGTGTCGCCTGCATCGCGAGCAAGCTTTGCTCCCACAGTTTTTTCCGAGTTGTTCTCGGTATCGCATTCACCAAAAATCCCCCTGTGGGAGCGAGCCTGCTCGCGATGAACCATGACTCGGTCTTGCAGTTGAACCGTGTCGCCTGCATCGCGAGCAAGCTTTGCTCCCACAGTTTTTTCCGAGTTGTTCTCGGGTACCGCATTCGCCAAAAATCCCCCTGTGGGAGCGAGCCTGCTCGCGATGAACGATGACTCGGTCTTGCAGTTGAACCGTGTCGCCTGCATCGCGAGCAAGCTTTGCTCCCACAGTTTTTTCCGAGTTGTTCTCGGTATCGCATTCACCAAAAATCCCCCTGTGGGAGCGAGCCTGCTCGCGATGAACGATGACTCGGTCTTGCAGTTGAACCGTGTCGCCTGCATCGCGAGCAAGCTTTGCTCCCACAGTTTTTTCCGAGTTGTTCTCGGGTACCGCATTCGCCAAAAATCCCCCTGTGGGAGCGAGCCTGCTCGCGATGAACGATGACTCGGTCTTGCAGTTGAACCGTGTCGCCTGCATCGCGAGCAAGCTTTGCTCCCACAGTTTTTTCCGAGTTGTTCTCGGTATCGCATTCACCAAAAATCCCCCTGTGGGAGCGAGCCTGCTCGCGATGAACGATGACTCGGTCTTGCAGTTGAACCGTGTCGCCTGCATCGCGAGCAAGCGTTGCTCCCACAGTTTTTTCCGAGTTGTTCTCGGGTATCGCATTCGCCACAAATCCCCCTGTGGGAGCGAGCTTGCTCGCGATAGTGGTGTGTCATTCAACATGGATGTTGGCTGATCCGACGTCTTCGCGAGCAGGCTCGCTCCCACAGGTTTCGTATCAGCTTTCAAGTTGCCGCAGGCGTTTGTACAAGGTATTGCGGCTGACCCCCAGCCGTCGCGCCAGGTGTGAAATATTGCCGCCCACCGCCTGCAACTGACGGTTCAGGTCCTCGGCATCGTTCAGGTCCACCGTCAGCGGCTCAGGTGTTTCCACCGGTTCCATTTCAAGGTCGACAAAGAAGTCGTCGGGCAGGTGTTCCGGGCGGATCGGTTGTTCCTCGGCCATCGCCAGGGCCACTTGCAGCACGCTGCTGACCTGCCGCAGGTTGCCTGGCCATGGATGGCGTTCGAACAGGTCCAGTACCTCGCGGCTCAGGCCGGCCCATTGGGTCGGTTCGCGGTGGTGTTCCCAGAGACGTTTGAACAGGGCCTGTTTGTCGCTGCGTTCGCGCAGCGGTGGCAGTTCCAGGGTCAGGCCGCCGATGCGGTAGTACAAGTCTTCGCGAAACCGCCCCAGTTGCACCTGCTCGCGCAGCGAGCGGTTGGTGGCGGAGATGATGCGGATGTCCACCGGGAACAGCTCGGCGCTGCCCACCGGCTGTACGCAACGTTCCTGCAAGACCCTCAGCAACCGGGCCTGGGTTGGCAGGGGCATGTCGCCGATCTCGTCGAGGAACAGCGTGCCCCGGTCGGCCTTGCGGATCAGGCCGATGCTGCCTTTCTGGTTGGCGCCGGTGAAGGCACCTTTTTCATAACCGAACAGTTCCGACTCCACCAATTCGGCGGGGATCGCTGCGCAGTTGACGGCAATGAACGGCTGCTTGCAGCGCGAACTGGCCTGGTGCAGGGCTTTGACGAAGACTTCCTTGCCGACGCCGGTCTCGCCGTGGATCAGCAGTGGAATGTCCTTCTCCAGCAAACGCTCGGCCTGGCGCACGGCTTTCTCCACGCGGCTGTCACCGAAGTGCAGGGTATTGAGGCTGATAGCGTTGCTGGCGAGGGCCGGCGCAGGTGCTGTTTCGGTGAACACGCGAGCCTTGATCGACACTTGGCTCGGGCGCCTGAGCAAGCACTGGAAACGATTGCTGCCGGATGCTTGTAGGGCGAACGGCAAGCCGTCGGGTTGGTTCAGCAGTTCCAGCAGCGAGACCTTGAACAGGCTTTCGATGCTGACCCGCGACAGGCTCAGGCCCAGCAGGTTGTCGGCCCGGCGGTTGGCGGACAGGACCTGGCCGCTCTCATCGAAAATCAGCAGCCCGGCCCATTGGCTGTCGAGGTTGTTCAGGCCGGTGTTGAAGGTCAGTTGGAAGTGTTCACCGCGAAACAGGTTGAGGATCAGCCGGTTCTCCACGGTCTGGCTCATCATCTTGACCATGCCCAGTGTGTGGGAGGGCGGCAGATAGCTGTCGCTGGAGACGTCCAGCACCGCGATGACCTTGCGCTCGGCATCGAAGATCGGCGCTGCGGAGCCGGTCATGAAGCGATTGGCCTTGAGAAAGTGTTCATCGTGTTCGATGTGTACCGCTTGTTCGCAGGCCAGCGCGGTGCCGATGGCGTTGGTGCCGGTGCAGCGTTCCATCCAGCTCGCCCCGGCGCTGAAGCCATGGGCCAGTTTCGGTTCGATAAAGCGCTGGGTGCCCCAGGAGGTCAGCACTTGGCCCTGGTTGTCGGCCAGCATGATCAGGCAATTGGAGTTGCTCAGGATGTTTTCGTAGTACGGCAAGACTTCCTGGTGGGTGGTCTGCACCAGCGAATGCTGGCTCTCCAGCAACTGGGCGATGCCTTGGGCGGGCAACGGGTCGAAGGCCGGCACGCTTTGATGGTTCAGACCGAAGGCGCGGCAACGGGACCAGGAGGCCTGGATGATGGCCTCGTGGGACAAGGCTGGAGCAGGTGCGGCCATGGGGCACTCTCGCAGGAGCTGTTTTTATTGTTGTGGTGAGTTTCGCACAGACTCCTTGTGCCGTGGCAAGCCTGAATATCACTTAATACGCCACCCTTGTGGGAGCGAACTTGCTCGCGATAGCGGTGGATCAGCAGCATTGATGTGACTGACACACCGCAATCGCGAGCAAGCTCGCTCCCACAGGAGGCACGGCCGGGCTAGCCGAAAACGTTCTTTCAGTGTTGTTCAAAATTGTTCATTGTCAACCCGCTCGTTGTTCAGTTGTTCATTCCTGATTGTTCACTTGTGTTCATCAACGAACGTCTTTTTCCTGCATATAAATAGAAATTTCAAGCGGATCAAAGGCTTGTGATTTCTGGCACGGCTTTCGCTTTTAGCCTCGGGTCGCTTGACTCCAAAAATAAAAAGGCCGAGCCATGTCATTAACGCTTGAGCACATCTGTCGCACCGTCGAAGGCCAGACCTGGATCGACGATGCCAATCTGAGTTTCGAACCCGGATCCTTCAACGTCCTGTTGGGCCGCACGCTGTCCGGAAAGACCAGCCTCATGCGGCTGATGGCCGGTCTGGACAAACCCGACAGCGGCCGCATCCTGATGAACGGCGTCGACGTCACCAAGCGCCCGGTGCGGCTGCGCAACGTGTCGATGGTTTACCAGCAGTTCATCAACTACCCGACCATGACCGTTTTCGAAAACATCGC
The sequence above is drawn from the Pseudomonas sp. St316 genome and encodes:
- a CDS encoding anti-virulence regulator CigR family protein yields the protein MFKSRSLIAAVTCFALAAGPGIVVADPGNGKGNAQFDQGPGHGQGGKGGQGNKGGQGNPGNKGNQGGKGYQGGGGDWHNGPSLDRGGILGVIGGYRDYWNPGPALPPGIQKNLARGKPLPPGIAKKLDGRLLGRLPHYDGYEWQQVGTDLILVAIATGIIYEVLNGAFD
- a CDS encoding MFS transporter, translated to MRKDYLAFFVSMFLSRLADQILLFIVPLIVFQTTNSVSWAGLAFFVESLPRYLSFPICGALCDKFSPIRILHISQVYRAVACGVAVVLYGIFGGIYWLVVLSALCGVLTTQGIMAREVLMPYIFKHYTYTKTLSYSQIADQTGLVLGPLVAALLLEAWAWHWVVLAIAGLFLLADLAMLYWQRISSVTLETFEQHHDLWLNPLRIAFGHIRSLAELKKIISLAVGVNLIIGVTLATSAAMVIGHYGAGKDDYAGLQAVGAVTTILILFLLARVTLPLKLLGALSYTLITVGAFSTAFSPNIWGYVVGFLLIVGFDKMFNVYMRSTRQQVIPPQDFGKTVGVITLLNNLSQPFAGLLVAVLAAPIGTQAVILLLAVAASLIGAAVVVVNRHSTHGASVYHTDTD
- a CDS encoding AzlC family ABC transporter permease, whose amino-acid sequence is MSNVESHLHALTLNHIYDGFKQLIPISLFVVVFGVAFGLAAAQTGLSDTSAVLMSTLVFAGASQFAALDLWGQQVPVVPLMITVFAINARHLLMGATLYPWLRELPVAKRYGVMLVVSDANWAMAMQALSRGKPGLGLLFGGGIALWVAWILGSWLGLHFGSAIENPVSFGLDMVMGCFLLAMVVGGKKNLRMFIIWTVAACASLLAYWYLPANSHVVVGALAGGILGALWMEKKQ
- a CDS encoding DUF2628 domain-containing protein, producing the protein MSTTEQVQSTGKYSAKWQERFDFFDTYGAPNDPRYKEAVKTLPGVKKKILINANVIAFFFGPIYLFVLGLWKKNLALLGIFLAINIALSVIFAIIGMEFPRPLSTGLSIALSMMYALMANYAYYLKEVKGEQGWNPFKGMRL
- a CDS encoding AzlD domain-containing protein is translated as MSIETAGYGTLVVILIMAAVTLATRWGGVFVMSFVPINYRVQQFITAMSGSVLVAVLAPLAVKGDNGARLALLATAIVMLTLKKPLPAIAAGILAAALARQF
- a CDS encoding sigma-54-dependent Fis family transcriptional regulator: MAAPAPALSHEAIIQASWSRCRAFGLNHQSVPAFDPLPAQGIAQLLESQHSLVQTTHQEVLPYYENILSNSNCLIMLADNQGQVLTSWGTQRFIEPKLAHGFSAGASWMERCTGTNAIGTALACEQAVHIEHDEHFLKANRFMTGSAAPIFDAERKVIAVLDVSSDSYLPPSHTLGMVKMMSQTVENRLILNLFRGEHFQLTFNTGLNNLDSQWAGLLIFDESGQVLSANRRADNLLGLSLSRVSIESLFKVSLLELLNQPDGLPFALQASGSNRFQCLLRRPSQVSIKARVFTETAPAPALASNAISLNTLHFGDSRVEKAVRQAERLLEKDIPLLIHGETGVGKEVFVKALHQASSRCKQPFIAVNCAAIPAELVESELFGYEKGAFTGANQKGSIGLIRKADRGTLFLDEIGDMPLPTQARLLRVLQERCVQPVGSAELFPVDIRIISATNRSLREQVQLGRFREDLYYRIGGLTLELPPLRERSDKQALFKRLWEHHREPTQWAGLSREVLDLFERHPWPGNLRQVSSVLQVALAMAEEQPIRPEHLPDDFFVDLEMEPVETPEPLTVDLNDAEDLNRQLQAVGGNISHLARRLGVSRNTLYKRLRQLES
- a CDS encoding YceK/YidQ family lipoprotein, with amino-acid sequence MKLFLGILAVVLLAGCSTLSETFDDRPRCGPHPYCGSSTDIEVIKAATDENAGVFRALVPLALIDLPFSLVADTLLLPYTVFAEEPTRN
- a CDS encoding FRG domain-containing protein — protein: MYKTTVVVSSLTEYIDAVKKLNKESGTVHGSVYRGQGNANWGLMTSLARSPKTRSGDLISRATKAFRKFNAERHAYHQLSSHNDWDVLALAQHYGMPTRLLDWSLSPLVALFFALDGVRYKRIPLIESVGLMADYNENDTIPVDTDDRVGVVENDVAVYVVTPRGQGGEHTWVETNALPEDVFSTVPEAREDGFCFYTPNYMNDRLRSQSGLFSIGYEVEDSFPASEAHKIIIKKQSVATLFSELLLMNVGSKLVYGDLEGLCKDLTFSSFGGFATRNL
- a CDS encoding HD domain-containing protein, encoding MSTLERAISICALAHEGQVDKGGSPYVLHPLKVMLRLTQDEERIVAVLHDVVEDTAITLTDLRNEGFSEAVLGAVDSLTKREGETYQAFIERAARDPIARRVKLADLAENSDLSRINEPSQKDLDRIEKYRKATDYLTALEQ